The window TATATGCCCAAGGAGGGAGATGCCTTTGTCGATTGTCTCCAGACAGCAATGAAGGCGATGACCACACCTGATTTTACAGATGGTGCCACCTTTTATCATCGTGAAGATGTGCATCCGAAATGGGCCGGACAAAAAAATTATGTTGCTCAGTACGGAGAACATATTTTTTATCGAAATTAGCCGACACCCTGATTTTTTTTAAAAGCTGTTCCGTATGTGCGAAACAGCTTTTTTTATCTCTCCTGATGATCCTTCTCTTTCTGTATCAATACCCAACGTTTCCGTATCCACTCATTTTGTTCATCCTCAAAGACGTATCGGCCTCTAGCGGTAGATATGGTTGGTACCTGTCGAGTCTGCTCAAAGGCATTATATCCGGCAACCAGATTTGACCAAAAATCGTACCAAGGGGAATAACGATATTTGACCAAGTTATCACGTGTCATGGGAAAGGGGAAAATATGGATGCCGAATTGTTCCTGCCCCTGAAGAAAGGCCTGATACGCCAGAAGATAGATCTCCTCTATCTGTTCATTGCCCATTGCAAAGCATCCCTGTGAGACGCAATTGCCATGGACCATGATGGCACTGCCTGTGCAACGTCTTTCTGTATCGTATCTGTTCGGATATCCGATGTTGAAAGAGAGGTGAAATCTGCTTTTTGGATTCATCTGCTCGGCAGAGACGGTGTAAAAACCTTCTGGGCTTTGCCA is drawn from Candidatus Electrothrix rattekaaiensis and contains these coding sequences:
- a CDS encoding murein L,D-transpeptidase family protein, which encodes MRTMTGHLTCYTFLALCAAWIVFFPPSATAAQLNQQPPPVPTTPKAEHLMTQAEPRVKKELARKGLRLGQPVFMRIFKLSKQLELWLYSRGQFRLFKTYPICSYSGYVGPKLAEGDWQSPEGFYTVSAEQMNPKSRFHLSFNIGYPNRYDTERRCTGSAIMVHGNCVSQGCFAMGNEQIEEIYLLAYQAFLQGQEQFGIHIFPFPMTRDNLVKYRYSPWYDFWSNLVAGYNAFEQTRQVPTISTARGRYVFEDEQNEWIRKRWVLIQKEKDHQER